The stretch of DNA GAAGAAGAGTCACTATGGACTCTAAGGACTTTTCAGTAGAGCATTTTCTGACATGGTTAGCATGCCTCACATGTTGTTTCTTTCTGACACTTTTTTTTGCGGGGGAATGCAtgtgggtttgttttgttgtgaCTGTTTATTATTATGCATACATGATGTGCTGTGTGTTTGCATTGGGGAGGGTAAGGTCAAAAAGCATACCTGGAACTTGGAATGGAAATGGATGCTGTGTGAGGTTGTTCTTAGTCCTGGGAAAGTCCCATCTGTGGTAATagggcacccccaccccagggaaagTCATGGCTCCCTCTGAAGATCCTCAAACAACAGTTTCTCATTTTTTGGCCTGGCAAGTTCATCTTGCACTGACACAGGGTTTAGAATTTTTGGGGAGGAAGAATTTCTTTCCTGGCCCTAAATCATTTTGGTTTACGCTTGAATTCAAAGGCCAATCGGAATTCACCAGACGCTTTTCCTATGTGCTTGTTATTATCAGCTGTTAACACAACGGGGTGGGGTGTCTCTAGCTGCTACCACAAAAGCTACTAATAATTGAATGGTAAGACAGAACTCTGTTTCCCCTCAAGAACGAGCTTGAAATTGTCTCCTTTCTTTACATTTCATTGATCATTTTTCCTTTTCAATTTCATCTGCTCCTGTGTTAATCCTTCTTTTGATGTGTTAACTTTCCTTTGGTTAGCACATGGCACCCTGCAGTTAGCCCTTAGAAGGGAGGCACCCTCTATCTTTTCTCTGTTGACTCAGGTCTCTGCTCTTCTAAAAGCCTCATTTGCCTTCATACAGAAGGGAAGGGCGCCGCTGGGTTTTACCGGGGTGCAGTGTTTCATTGGCAGCGCCGCGGGGAGCTAATACCCCCCGGCGGAAGGAGCTCGGATGTGCTCAGCCGTAGTCACGCGTGTCTGGGTTCAGCACCCTGGAGAGCTCCCGTTTCCAGCCTGCTCCCTGCGCCCAGCGATGCTGCAGCCCGGTCCctgcagctcacctccgcctGGCTCAGCGGTTTGTAGCCCGAGCCCCACTCCTGGGACCTTCCGCAGGGTTAGCCCGTCCGCTTGCACCGCCCCCCTCCGAGTGCGGGGCGCTGGGGATGGAGCCCgctgccctggagccagggctGAGTTTTGCTGCCCCACTGGTCTCTGCCGGCGAAGTGATCGGCTTGAGAAGGGGTTGGGGACGGACACtgagagaggaggggagagaggctcTCCCCTAGTCCCCTTGCCAATGGGGATCTATTAGCACGTGTGTCTGGGGATCAACATGTCGGTAGTGGCGAGGGTCATCTAGATCTTCCTCCAGGTGTCTTTAAAACTTTGGTCTCCGGTGGCTGGGGATTTTTCACGCGCCTctgtggaaagagagagaggtgtcCGTATTCGGGTAGTCCTTCACCCACTTGCTTCTTTTGATAGTACTTCATTGCTTGCTGCATCGTGTATTGTAATTATGGATTATTAATGTATGATGTATCTGATTCTACTTTATTACCTTTCTCCATTTGCTTTTCATTGCAATCTATGTCCCCCGCGAGATGTCACTGCATGCCTGTCTGTGGGTAGATGTCTCTGCTCGTGGCCATTTATAGCATCATCTGGGTGCTTTTTCTCTTTGCTTCAATTTCCGAGAGGGCAAGGATATAAACGGGAAGTGTGCCTGCAAGAAAAGGGGGTCACTAATTCTGGTGTCCTCTTATGTTCTCCATCGACGTGTTTGCACGGCAATCCTTAGCGCTCACGGGAGGGTTTCACTGCAGGGATGTTTCTAGAAGGGATGGCCATGAGTCTCTTCCTCCAGGTGTTTTCACGGTGATCGTTATTCTCCAGGGATCGGAGGATTGAACTACGCATGTGCCCATGTAGGTGGTGTAAGGGCGGAGGGGCCATAAATGCCCCtagggtatgtgtgtgtgcagggaccACTGGTTCCTGTGGTAGGATTGGAAGAAGTGGTACCACTAAGGCCCGttgggggagtggaggaggaggtgcAACTAGTGACCATAGAGTGTAGAGGGGTCAttaatttccccctttttttgccCTCTAGGCAAAGATGGGTGATTTCTTGGAAGACTGGGGCCCTGGGCTCGGGCTCTGCTCACCACAACCAGAGCCAGTCTGCACTCACCCCACCCACCAACAGGATGTTGTTACTGTTCCAGAGCTTGCAGCTGGTGCACCATCTGAAGGTGCTGATCATCCTGCAGTACACAGCCATGGTGGTGGTGGCCATGGTGGGGAACTGCTTGCTGGTGCATGTCATGGTGTGGGTGAAGAAGATGCACAACGTCACCAACTTCCTGATCGGGAACATGGCCCTGTCAGATGTGGCCATGTGCACCACTTGCATCCCACTCACCTTGGCCTATGTCTTTGAGCCCTGCAGCTGGATCTTCAGCAGCGCCATGTGCTACTTCGTCTTCTTCATGCAGCCTGTCACCATCTATGTGTCTGTCTTCACCCTGGCCACCGTTGCTGTGGACCGCTACATAGTCATTGTGCATCCACTGCGGCGCCGCATCTCACTGCACCTGGGTGCCTATGTGGTGCTCTTCATCTGGATCTTCTGTTGCTACCTGGCACTGCCAGCCATGGCCCACACCTACTACGTGGAACTCAGCCAGCAGGAGCTCACCCTGTGCGAGGAATTCTGGGGGGAACAAGAGCACCAGCAGCAGACCTATGTGCTCTTCCTGCTGCTTATCATCTATCTCTGCACCCTGCTAGCCATCCTGGTCTCCTACACCAAGATCTCCCTCAAGCTCAAGAAGAGGGTCATGCCTGGTACCATCACTCAGAGTCAGGCCAACTGGGACAGAGCCAGGCACAAGAGGACCTTCTGCCTGCTGGTTATGGTGGTGGTGGTCTTTGGGTTGTGCTGGCTGCCTTTGCTCACCTTCAACCTCATCCAGGACATCAACATCAATGCCATTGATGCCTATTATCTTAGCCTTGTCCAGCTGCTTGCCACTGGTTTGCTATGAGCTCTGCCTGATACAACCCCTTCATATATGGCTGGCTGCACATAGCTTTAGGGAGGAGCTAAAGAAGTTATTGGTCTGGCACAGGAAAGTGGCTCCTTATGGGCAAAGCATGACAGTGAGTGTTGTCATCTGACCTGCCGCCCAGCAGCTCCTCTTGCAGGGTCACTGACCTACACTGAGCTCCCATGGTATATTGGCTCAAGttgcaaacaaaaacaataagATGTGCCATCCGAATGGCTCCAATCCTGCACCAGGCACAACTTGCCTGATT from Eretmochelys imbricata isolate rEreImb1 chromosome 7, rEreImb1.hap1, whole genome shotgun sequence encodes:
- the PRLHR gene encoding LOW QUALITY PROTEIN: prolactin-releasing peptide receptor (The sequence of the model RefSeq protein was modified relative to this genomic sequence to represent the inferred CDS: inserted 2 bases in 2 codons; substituted 1 base at 1 genomic stop codon), translating into MLLLFQSLQLVHHLKVLIILQYTAMVVVAMVGNCLLVHVMVWVKKMHNVTNFLIGNMALSDVAMCTTCIPLTLAYVFEPCSWIFSSAMCYFVFFMQPVTIYVSVFTLATVAVDRYIVIVHPLRRRISLHLGAYVVLFIWIFCCYLALPAMAHTYYVELSQQELTLCEEFWGEQEHQQQTYVLFLLLIIYLCTLLAILVSYTKISLKLKKRVMPGTITQSQANWDRARHKRTFCLLVMVVVVFGLCWLPLLTFNLIQDININAIDAYYLSLVQLXCHWFAMSSAXYNPFIYGWLHXSFREELKKLLVWHRKVAPYGQSMTVSVVI